In Nitrosopumilus sp., the genomic stretch CTTATTTTGTAATTCTGTAATTGGTTTTAAGATAGAAGACTCATCTACTTCAGTTAACAAAACAAATCCAAGATCTTTTTGACAGTAAGAATATCCAAAGATGTCAACATTTCTGTAATCAGTATAATCAACAGCCTCTACATTTCGTCCATTATCAAAGCATTCACTTACTGCAAATGTGTCTACTTTTTGATTAAATGGTGTGTTTTCAAAAAATATTGATTCAGAAATCATCATCTTGTTTTTATTCACCAAATAAACTTCGCCTGTCTCATGCAAGCCAAATCTGTTCAGCAGTATGTTATCAAAGACAGAACTCCCCATACTTGCAATCATCACACCCACCTGATTGCCACTATCTGAAAGAATAGGCAATGAAATATTCATCAGGCGAGTTTTGTCAAGATCTTGTGTAAACTCTACAGTTACATCATTTACTTTGTAGTTGTCTTTGATGTATGTTATAGGATCAATTTTTTCATTTAATGAAAATATTGGTTTTCCCCTCATATTGATAATCTGAAGGTCTCTTATTCCAGCTTCAAACTCATTTAATTGAAATGATTGAAATTCATCATGAAGATGGGGAAGTTGTTCTTCAAGAATATTATGAAATGAAACATCATCAAGTCCAGGTATCAAGACATCAAATGATTCTTGAACAACTTGATTTTGGGTAAAACTCTGTAATTTTGTAATTCGTGATTCAATGATTGATGAAATTGTCTGACCACGTGTTTCTGATTCATCTTTTAGAGATTCTTTGACATTATTTTTGATTACACTATCTGCAAAATTGTATGCAAGGCCAGTTGTAACAGCAATAGATGCTATGCTAATTGCAAGCATCAAAACAATTAGTTTCGTACTTATACTTACAAAAGACTTCATATGATTTTTAACATATTTTTAGGTATTTTAATTGTGATCTAGTTAATCATTAGAATCCAAATAAGTCAGTATTGCATTACAATGATAAGCCATAAACGCATCCAGATTTGTTCTATTTATATTCAAAACCACAAAAATAATTTTTTTAAATTTCTTTTAGTTTACTTTCTTGAAACACATCAGAGCCATGCCAGCAATATCGGAAATAATCAAGACACCATTCATGAAACATAGGATCTTTTGAATAAAACATTTCAGTAATATCAGATTCGCCATCAATGCCAGGAAACATAACACACGCTTCTTTTTCATTAAGGACAAGGGTAGTGTGTGCATTAGTCATCATTTTACGCTCAACTAAGCCCTTTTCTATTAACTTATCAAATCCTAATTTTTTTAATAATGCCTTTCTTCCCTTTGGAACTACAGTGGGTTCTGAAAAAATATAATTGAATTTGACACCTTTTTTGATTTGTTTTACCAAGGGTTCAATAATATCAAGAGGCACTTCAGAAACTACTTCATAAATATACTCACTAGAATTTTTGTAGATATTCTTCCATTGCTCTAACACTTTAGATACTCCTTTGACATATTCGCTAATTGCAAGTTGACCACAACGCATATTGAATTTATGAGGAATGTTCCCAAAATCATGATTTTCAAAATATTTCCTATTTTGTAATAAAAATACTAACGAAGGAACTTGTGTACAGATACTTTTTCCAAATGTCGTTAATGTGTATGTACCGTCTATTGTTTTTTTTATCAAGCCAGTTTTTTCAAGACGTGAGAAATTTCTGTGCACTTCCTGTCTTGTCGCATCAATTTCTTTGGCACATGTTGAAGGGGCTAAATTTTTGCTCAATAGTTTAAACAAAATACTTAGTCTTTGAGGGCTAGCTAACTCCAGCACATAATCTGCCGCCTCATCAATCAGATCAGTCATGCATGATCATCAGATTCATGCACTATAAAACTAGTCGAAAATTAGATTCAGTCAGAGATACAGCACATCATTTTTGATACCAAGAACATGACTCCAAAAAGGCAATTTCTGCAATCATTTCTTCTACTTTCTTTACTACAGCAAACACTGATTTGTATTCCTCATACATATCAACCTCTTCTTCTTTTGTTAGCACATTTGCCTCAGCATCATCAAAAAATTTGTTTTCTTTGTGCAGATGATCTTTTAGAAACACGCCATATGCCTTTAGAAACCTTGAGACAGGTTCCCGTTCATCAGAACCGCCCTTCCATAATTTTAAATGACGAGATATTTGTCGTGCAACATTTCTACCAAACTCATGTTCAACAAGAAATCTATGAATCTCTTCTTTGAGCGTGTCATGATTTGAAACACATGGAAAATACGAGTCTTCTTCACGTGAATGATGAATCGTATCTACAAATTCAGAAATTACTATCATGATTTTATTCAAATCTGAAAATGGAATTTCTGTGCCTTGT encodes the following:
- a CDS encoding cache domain-containing protein; the protein is MKSFVSISTKLIVLMLAISIASIAVTTGLAYNFADSVIKNNVKESLKDESETRGQTISSIIESRITKLQSFTQNQVVQESFDVLIPGLDDVSFHNILEEQLPHLHDEFQSFQLNEFEAGIRDLQIINMRGKPIFSLNEKIDPITYIKDNYKVNDVTVEFTQDLDKTRLMNISLPILSDSGNQVGVMIASMGSSVFDNILLNRFGLHETGEVYLVNKNKMMISESIFFENTPFNQKVDTFAVSECFDNGRNVEAVDYTDYRNVDIFGYSYCQKDLGFVLLTEVDESSILKPITELQNKIILVGISLIVIASIVTFILSRRISQPILKLRDAAKELSSGNFDVRTNIKTNDEIEQLSTSFDDMAKTIEETISAIGKRENIIKQQGDILSKYFEEKRESYVCLVDLVGSIKITKTLNAEQKKRYGQIFTDSVVPIIKKHEGIPVKIIDDAVLFYFPASKDDDALSNMLDCCLEISKMDKELNEKTKSENLPGMAYRISSAFGIVNEAKTSDSSLDDIFGEPVNICFKINQYALPNTTVVDNSVYEKAKDLQFKFTKIDQSLIKDLEYTVFILSSK
- a CDS encoding transcriptional regulator — encoded protein: MTDLIDEAADYVLELASPQRLSILFKLLSKNLAPSTCAKEIDATRQEVHRNFSRLEKTGLIKKTIDGTYTLTTFGKSICTQVPSLVFLLQNRKYFENHDFGNIPHKFNMRCGQLAISEYVKGVSKVLEQWKNIYKNSSEYIYEVVSEVPLDIIEPLVKQIKKGVKFNYIFSEPTVVPKGRKALLKKLGFDKLIEKGLVERKMMTNAHTTLVLNEKEACVMFPGIDGESDITEMFYSKDPMFHEWCLDYFRYCWHGSDVFQESKLKEI
- a CDS encoding hemerythrin domain-containing protein, with the protein product MSATNQLRADHDQVKRLEKIVFKCSDELEQGTEIPFSDLNKIMIVISEFVDTIHHSREEDSYFPCVSNHDTLKEEIHRFLVEHEFGRNVARQISRHLKLWKGGSDEREPVSRFLKAYGVFLKDHLHKENKFFDDAEANVLTKEEEVDMYEEYKSVFAVVKKVEEMIAEIAFLESCSWYQK